A genomic window from Lotus japonicus ecotype B-129 chromosome 1, LjGifu_v1.2 includes:
- the LOC130729871 gene encoding photosynthetic NDH subunit of subcomplex B 2, chloroplastic: MASFLSLSLPKLNLIKASSAANTSTTTLTSPEALNEKFGRKGIKFLESDNNIPIVELTVRNGSSLSLRIPDAHVTSYKPKVFWKDDGFEEVLYTVPATESGLYKAKGGIGLVLNEVLQPGAKGVLPSTLEWNVVDIEFDSIDALQVELSCTSRFFDLTYVVTLYPVSMATAVIVKNKAPKPVTLTNAILSHLRFKRRSGTAIQGLRRCSYISHPPLASPFQVLTPSEAMISEPPGWLSFGAEPEVSPGSWTQQGVPITLLENKMSRVYAAPPKERSKAFFNTPPSKYETIDQGRELCFRVIRMGFEDIYVSSPGSLSEKHGKDYFVCTGPASILVPVTVNPGEEWRGAQVIEHDNLS; the protein is encoded by the exons ATGGcttcttttctttccttatCTCTTCCCAAATTGAACTTAATAAAGGCCTCATCAGCTGCTAATACCTCCACAACCACTCTTACATCCCCTGAGGCACTCAATGAGAAATTTGGCAGAAAAGGCATCAAGTTCTTGGAGTCTGATAACAACATTCCCATTGTTGAGCTAACAGTCAGAAATGGAAGCTCCCTGAGCCTAAGGATACCTGATGCTCATGTCACATCTTACAAACCAAAAGTTTTTTGGAAAGATGATGGGTTTGAGGAGGTTCTTTACACAGTTCCTGCTACTGAATCAGGACTTTACAAAGCCAAAGGTGGGATTGGTTTGGTCTTGAATGAAGTGCTGCAACCTGGAGCAAAAGGAGTACTACCTTCCACTTTAGAGTGGAATGTAGTTGATATTGAATTTGATTCCATAGATGCTCTCCAG GTTGAATTGAGCTGCACTAGTAGATTTTTTGACCTCACTTATGTTGTCACACTCTATCCTGTGAGCATGGCCACTGCAGTTATAGTTAAGAACAAAGCTCCCAAGCCTGTTACTCTAACGAACGCTATACTAAGCCATTTAAGATTCAAGAGACGATCCGGGACGGCAATTCAAGGCCTCCGGCGCTGCTCATATATCTCACACCCTCCTCTGGCTTCCCCTTTTCAAGTTCTGACTCCATCAGAAGCAATGATATCTGAGCCTCCTGGATGGCTTTCTTTTGGTGCTGAGCCTGAAGTGAGTCCAGGCTCGTGGACTCAGCAAGGCGTGCCTATCACCCTCCTTGAGAACAAGATGAGTAGAGTTTACGCTGCGCCTCCAAAGGAAAGATCAAAGGCGTTTTTCAACACCCCACCTTCCAAATATGAAACCATTGATCAG ggacgTGAGCTTTGCTTCAGGGTGATAAGAATGGGGTTTGAGGATATTTATGTGTCAAGTCCTGGTTCCTTGTCAGAGAAGCATGGAAAAGACTACTTTGTATGCACAGGCCCTGCTTCAATACTGGTCCCTGTGACTGTGAACCCTGGTGAAGAATGGAGAGGAGCACAAGTTATTGAGCATGATAATCTATCTTAA
- the LOC130722284 gene encoding uncharacterized protein LOC130722284 has translation MAELLAVAQGLRIAWQYGCRRIVCESDCLNVIESLRKNKSVNLHSCAILLTEVRCMLLEDWEVVFQHVLRDNNTVADLLAKLGLKEKWDLTVWDSPPPEVAQLRELG, from the coding sequence ATGGCAGAGTTGCTAGCAGTTGCCCAAGGTCTTCGTATTGCTTGGCAGTATGGGTGCAGGAGGATAGTTTGCGAATCAGATTGCTTGAATGTGATTGAAAGTCTAAGGAAGAACAAGTCAGTTAATCTGCATTCTTGTGCCATACTTCTCACAGAGGTTAGATGTATGTTGCTGGAGGATTGGGAGGTAGTCTTTCAGCATGTCTTGCGAGATAATAACACGGTTGCAGATCTCTTAGCTAAGCTAGGATTGAAGGAAAAGTGGGATCTCACAGTTTGGGATTCTCCCCCTCCTGAGGTTGCTCAGTTGAGGGAGTTAGGTTAG
- the LOC130722291 gene encoding S-protein homolog 5-like: MLKVLVTIVSVLVIISACVLIVPVQGQEGGVDRWFWRKTVRIINDLGDDSTQLYVHCRSKDDDIGEHYLTNGQFIEWSFNVNIWRTTLFWCNFAWNSEQQSFDIYTRKDYNTCKAQCWRSIRPDGAYFYHEYGSANPYWLKKLSW, translated from the coding sequence ATGTTGAAGGTGTTGGTTACAATAGTTTCTGTGTTGGTGATCATTTCAGCATGCGTGTTGATAGTACCCGTGCAAGGTCAAGAAGGTGGAGTTGATCGTTGGTTCTGGAGGAAAACTGTGCGGATTATAAATGATTTGGGTGATGATTCTACTCAACTCTATGTCCATTGTCGTTCAAAGGATGATGATATTGGGGAACATTATCTTACCAATGGACAATTCATAGAGTGGTCCTTCAACGTAAATATTTGGCGCACTACTCTGTTTTGGTGCAACTTTGCATGGAACAGTGAGCAACAAAGTTTTGATATTTATACTAGAAAAGATTATAATACTTGTAAAGCGCAATGCTGGCGAAGTATTAGACCAGATGGAGCTTACTTTTATCATGAGTACGGATCTGCTAACCCCTACTGGTTGAAGAAACTCTCATGGTGA
- the LOC130729870 gene encoding protein SINE1-like, which yields MTLLSSTMGRNLSPVVRQELANLDKDADSRKSAMKALKSYVKDMDFKAVPVFLAKISETKEIPFTISLYEVFARVHGVKIVPLIDTIMGSIVQTLGSSGGSFSLHQACSKVVPAIAKYGIDHSTPEEKKRGIIHSLCKPLSDSLSSSQESLTSGAALCLKALVESDNWRFASDEMVNRVCQNVAVALEGKCKSQTNAHMGLVMALAKRNALIVEAYARLFIQSGLRVLNAGLAEGNSQKRLSAIQMVNFLMKCLDPRSIFSELESIIEEMERCQSDKMAFVKGAAFEALQIAKEIAIGKPKHVKSPASVTGSNLSREVNTSSGDEDHSPASVSPESRALDFLPGYESAVESPISTNLDYERRSVNRKLWSNQNGVVNVSLKDGLASAVGQERGLLEHSVNHEFSNGRRELAQEFSGFMDRNPMHGVSRSTTTSPQRSRTQISVDNIEIFTTPRKLIHSLQDSNDMNLDCSEKQNRRLRSLSYGNIDWSRTSKYDQNCFSDQVKCDCGVNESLCADVEFQGSSESVSSTNDLPGDADVKTPSKMVPENGNAMQLQNHHMGKALQKTTFKLVCGLSFTLLAIAAPLIWINNQDEGHYLVPT from the exons TTCAACAATGGGAAGAAATCTCAGCCCGGTCGTGCGGCAAGAGCTCGCGAATCTTGACAAAGATGCAGATAGTCGCAAATCCGCCATGAAAGCCCTAAAGTCATATGTGAAAGATATGGATTTCAAGGCTGTTCCTGTGTTTCTTGCAAAAATTTCTGAGACAAAGGAAATTCCATTCACAATTTCACTGTATGAAGTTTTTGCTAGGGTTCATGGTGTCAAGATTGTTCCCTTGATAGACACCATCATGGGATCCATTGTTCAGACCCTAGGTTCAAGTGGAGGGTCTTTCTCTCTTCATCAGGCTTGCTCCAAGGTGGTACCAGCAATAGCAAAATATGGGATTGACCACTCAACCCCAGAAGAGAAGAAGAGGGGCATAATCCACTCTCTTTGCAAGCCTCTTTCTGATTCTCTTTCAAGTTCACAGGAGAGCCTAACTTCCGGTGCCGCGCTTTGCTTGAAGGCTCTGGTGGAATCTGATAACTGGAGGTTTGCGTCGGATGAAATGGTCAATAGGGTTTGCCAGAATGTGGCTGTGGCATTAGAGGGAAAATGTAAGAGCCAAACGAATGCACACATGGGCCTGGTTATGGCGCTGGCGAAGCGGAATGCTTTGATTGTTGAAGCCTATGCAAGGTTGTTCATACAATCTGGACTAAGAGTACTGAATGCCGGCCTTGCGGAGGGGAATTCTCAGAAACGGCTTTCAGCGATTCAGATGGTCAACTTCTTGATGAAATGTTTGGACCCCAGGAGCATATTCTCTGAGCTCGAATCGATAATTGAGGAGATGGAAAGGTGTCAATCTGATAAAATGGCATTTGTCAAAGGTGCTGCGTTTGAAGCCTTGCAAATTGCCAAGGAAATTGCAATTGGCAAGCCAAAGCATGTTAAAAGTCCTGCTTCTGTTACAGGGTCAAATTTAAGTAGGGAAGTGAATACCTCCtctggtgatgaagatcatTCTCCTGCATCAGTTTCACCAGAATCACGCGCATTGGACTTTTTGCCTGGATATGAATCTGCTGTTGAGTCTCCCATCTCAACCAACTTAGACTATGAGCGAAGGAGTGTTAATAGGAAGCTTTGGAGCAATCAAAATGGAGTGGTTAATGTGTCTCTCAAGGACGGTTTGGCTTCAGCGGTGGGGCAAGAACGTGGTTTGTTAGAGCACTCTGTGAATCATGAGTTTTCTAATGGAAGGAGAGAATTAGCACAAGAGTTTTCTGGTTTCATGGACAGAAATCCTATGCATGGAGTATCCAGAAGTACCACCACAAGTCCCCAA AGGTCACGCACACAGATTAGTGTTGACAACATTGAAATATTCACTACCCCAAGGAAGCTCATTCACTCTCTTCAAGATTCAAATGACATGAATTTGGATTGCTCCGAGAAACAGAACAGAAGGCTCAGGAGTCTATCCTATGGCAACATTGACTGGAGCCGAACATCGAAATATGACCAGAACTGTTTCTCAGATCAGGTGAAGTGTGACTGTGGAGTGAATGAAAGCTTATGTGCTGATGTGGAGTTCCAAGGTAGCTCAGAGTCAGTGTCATCAACAAATGACCTTCCAGGAGATGCTGATGTGAAAACGCCTTCCAAGATGGTTCCTGAAAATGGAAATGCTATGCAATTACAAAATCATCACATGGGAAAAGCACTTCAAAAGACTACATTCAAATTGGTTTGTGGTCTTTCATTTACTCTTCTTGCAATAGCCGCTCCTTTAATCTGGATCAATAATCAGGATGAAGGCCACTATCTTGTCCCAACATAA